One Acaryochloris marina S15 DNA segment encodes these proteins:
- a CDS encoding DUF3768 domain-containing protein → MTTTEVTQAPTIAQLNDRFRKGDHTLGQVYTTQLVKGLSSEAQQELFRLVRVFDDFTEDNDPWQEHDYGRIEFKGEQYLWKIDYFDKKLEYGSDEPGNTAVTTRVLTLMHSSEY, encoded by the coding sequence ATGACCACTACAGAAGTAACCCAAGCCCCCACCATTGCCCAGCTCAATGACCGCTTTCGTAAGGGTGACCATACCCTAGGTCAGGTCTACACTACTCAGCTTGTTAAAGGTCTTTCGTCAGAAGCTCAGCAAGAACTCTTTCGACTGGTCCGTGTGTTCGATGATTTCACGGAAGATAATGACCCGTGGCAAGAACACGATTACGGGCGGATCGAGTTCAAAGGAGAGCAATATCTCTGGAAGATTGACTACTTTGACAAAAAACTGGAGTACGGCTCGGATGAACCCGGTAATACCGCTGTCACCACCCGAGTTCTGACTCTGATGCACTCCAGCGAGTACTAG
- a CDS encoding helix-turn-helix transcriptional regulator, producing the protein MLTLLKLVENLELSFSQWFLLTRRTQGLTQDDVAEALGISGQSVSNWERGRSIPTLTIDQIKTLCRILNCTLDDIPNADVE; encoded by the coding sequence ATGCTGACTCTGTTGAAGTTGGTCGAGAATTTGGAACTCAGTTTCAGTCAGTGGTTTCTCTTAACACGTCGAACTCAGGGATTAACTCAAGACGATGTAGCTGAGGCACTTGGTATTAGCGGTCAGTCAGTTAGTAATTGGGAAAGAGGCCGTTCTATTCCTACACTGACCATTGATCAGATAAAAACTTTATGCAGAATTCTAAACTGCACCCTGGATGACATTCCTAATGCTGATGTTGAATAA
- a CDS encoding sterol desaturase family protein, which produces MGRYFITAGGTHWLLHLILGEQLLDTWFGNRQQEQKAISEDIKLSTLSAIFFALSAACFMGCYQLGVTRVYTQLRVQDLTYLVTSYLGVLILQDTYFYFMHRLFHLPMLFKRFHQGHHRSRIPTPWTSFAFDPLEAAIQAFFLFCITLIIPLHYDVLLALLTTMTIWAVGNHLGFQIIPDSRLSRWWGRWCIGSTHHLVHHNRYSRHYGLYFTFWDKLLGTQDINYEAKRS; this is translated from the coding sequence ATGGGTCGCTACTTTATTACGGCAGGAGGGACTCATTGGCTATTGCATTTAATATTGGGTGAGCAGCTTTTAGATACTTGGTTTGGGAATAGGCAGCAAGAACAGAAGGCGATTTCAGAAGACATCAAGCTCTCTACCTTGTCAGCTATTTTCTTCGCGCTAAGTGCAGCCTGTTTTATGGGTTGCTATCAATTAGGAGTGACACGGGTTTACACCCAGTTGAGAGTTCAAGATTTAACCTATCTGGTCACTAGCTACCTTGGTGTATTGATACTCCAGGATACGTATTTCTACTTTATGCATCGGCTATTTCACCTACCCATGCTCTTTAAGCGCTTCCACCAAGGACATCATCGGTCTAGAATTCCAACGCCTTGGACCTCTTTTGCCTTTGATCCCCTAGAAGCAGCCATTCAAGCTTTTTTCTTATTCTGTATTACCTTGATCATTCCCTTGCATTACGATGTTCTACTTGCTCTTTTGACCACAATGACAATTTGGGCTGTCGGTAATCACCTGGGATTCCAAATCATCCCTGATTCTCGGCTCAGTCGCTGGTGGGGAAGATGGTGCATCGGGTCAACCCACCATTTGGTGCACCATAACCGATACTCACGACATTACGGCCTCTATTTCACCTTTTGGGATAAACTTCTGGGAACTCAAGATATCAACTACGAAGCGAAGCGCTCATAG
- a CDS encoding Hsp20/alpha crystallin family protein: MMIRYWNPIEEVDSVRHQLDHLFEGIFDTDESPTHASWTPAIDLWDRGDALILKAFLPGVKSEDLDIQATRESISISGERHIGQLEEGARRLFTDINYGRFRRAAKLPIAIQNTEVEASFEQGILTLTLPKVETEQNKVVKVNLLDSNNGETSQTELESSHTSEDS; this comes from the coding sequence ATGATGATTCGCTACTGGAACCCAATTGAAGAAGTAGATTCTGTTCGTCACCAACTTGATCATCTTTTTGAAGGAATTTTCGATACTGATGAATCCCCAACCCATGCAAGTTGGACGCCTGCAATAGATCTCTGGGATAGGGGAGATGCCTTAATTCTGAAAGCCTTTTTACCCGGTGTAAAATCAGAAGACCTAGACATCCAAGCTACTCGTGAATCTATTTCGATCTCTGGAGAACGTCATATTGGCCAATTAGAAGAAGGTGCACGACGGTTATTCACAGACATTAATTATGGTCGCTTCCGTCGAGCTGCTAAACTGCCCATTGCTATCCAAAATACGGAAGTAGAGGCGTCTTTTGAGCAAGGCATTCTCACTCTCACACTTCCTAAGGTTGAAACAGAACAGAACAAAGTTGTCAAAGTCAACCTTTTAGACAGCAATAATGGCGAGACTTCTCAGACCGAATTAGAGTCTAGCCACACCTCTGAAGATAGCTAA